In the genome of Salvelinus sp. IW2-2015 linkage group LG25, ASM291031v2, whole genome shotgun sequence, one region contains:
- the LOC111951633 gene encoding reticulon-4 isoform X4 — translation MTMRPTCDNHQQEDEHFLPSTPLQPLMQFPKELGQKGDSPAPISPLSPLHSPDSLEDLSLSESPNPTSAPLGFSSWPSTEPPKILTKDMPCDEEGNTRLGFKNDEDIVKGLEAASYTQSEHDQNICLERDVRPKSLCEDSGVVSPEEQICSSVRSATPSQSPQNPPMTPESYIAPASSTQIEHWDSPSQASQDNTRASMDMFSKDSASRGSSGYVPDMHGQPDDDLMFEVKKNPFQGFSPVADDGFSHFGDTTSDSMAAKMSESPTPDLVQYGQAGDSQDGSPPSYYDETKTYVSVKMAADSLMEPLNQFSTTPKESEDSAPPSLPDILKPFPLNPDKVDSGSSEGSTEPSPAPVRKIVESPTVPVTLSATNPFAFDSKALLLKELTEETEARLAVKTEDKGYSAFDLVKEAGTTPQSKEPVQIEQKEWMFSSQDSPKIVNKLEPLNIQTRKTPEDSDSESPSADSLSPVLEAMAKNPASFQVETEKDDMKVEDQEAAEENSEPEVSSEEFEFIERPPRGVMDEFLEAFDGAKFAKAPEPSMDDDDDDDDDMSFGLKGVTSANVAPDVQEEVPSQSSYLLLTQKGKADLEKGKAYLEKDDINEPASQAPLIHSPVREPEMLAKDTEGPKTAKMPNLSTEAVVELLYWRDVKTSGVVFGASLSLLLSLTLCSIVSVSSYIGLALLSVTICFRIYKGILQAIQKSDEGHPFKLYLDQDVALSEETVHKYSDCVLARFNTTVTELRRLFLVEDLVDSLKFAVLMWILTYVGALFNGLTLFILGLVGMFSCPIVYEKYKVQIDHYVGMANKQVKDIIAMVQAKVPGLKRVKAE, via the exons AACTTGGGCAGAAGGGTGATTCCCCTGctcccatctcccccctctctcctcttcactctcctgACTCTCTGGAGGACCTCTCTTTGTCAGAGAGTCCAAATCCAACGTCTGCTCCATTGGGCTTCTCTTCTTGGCCTTCTACTGAGCCTCCCAAAATACTGACCAAGGATATGCCTTGTGATGAAGAGGGTAACACCAGATTAGGCTTTAAGAACGATGAGGATATCGTGAAAGGGTTAGAAGCTGCTTCCTACACTCAAAGTGAACATGATCAAAACATTTGCTTGGAGAGAGATGTAAGGCCCAAGTCTCTTTGTGAAGACAGTGGGGTTGTCTCTCCTGAAGAGCAGATTTGTAGCTCAGTCAGGTCTGCTACGCCTTCCCAGTCCCCCCAAAATCCCCCGATGACCCCTGAATCTTACATTGCACCTGCCTCCTCTACCCAAATAGAGCACTGGGATTCTCCATCCCAAGCTTCTCAAGACAACACCAGGGCCTCCATGGATATGTTCTCCAAGGACTCAGCCTCCAGAGGCTCCTCTGGGTATGTGCCAGATATGCATGGCCAACCAGATGATGACTTAAtgtttgaggtgaagaagaaTCCATTccaaggcttctcccctgtagcAGATGATGggttctcccattttggggatacCACTTCTGACAGCATGGCAGCTAAAATGTCTGAGAGTCCCACCCCAGACCTGGTCCAGTATGGCCAGGCTGGAGACTCCCAAGATGGCAGCCCACCATCATATTATGATGAGACAAAAACGTACGTGTCTGTCAAGATGGCTGCGGACTCGCTCATGGAGCCACTCAATCAGTTCTCAACCACCCCAAAAGAGAGCGAAGACTCTGCACCTCCATCTCTCCCAGATATCTTAAAGCCCTTCCCTCTGAACCCTGACAAAGTGGACTCTGGCTCTTCTGAAGGAAGCACTGAGCCGAGCCCTGCTCCTGTCCGGAAGATAGTTGAGTCACCCACTGTCCCTGTCACTCTGTCAGCCACAAATCCCTTTGCTTTCGATTCCAAAGCTTTACTGCTAAAGGAGCTGACTGAGGAGACTGAAGCAAGATTAGCGGTGAAGACTGAAGATAAAGGCTATAGTGCCTTTGACCTTGTAAAGGAGGCAGGGACCACACCCCAGAGCAAAGAACCTGTCCAGATAGAACAAAAAGAGTGGATGTTTTCCAGTCAAGATTCACCCAAAATAGTGAATAAATTAGAGCCTCTTAATATCCAGACTAGAAAGACCCCTGAAGATTCTGATTCTGAGAGTCCGTCCGCAGACTCTCTGTCCCCTGTTCTGGAGGCAATGGCCAAGAATCCTGCAAGTTTCCAGGTGGAGACTGAGAAGGATGACATGAAAGTGGAAGATCAAGAGGCGGCAGAGGAGAACTCTGAGCCTGAAGTCTCCTCGGAAGAGTTCGAGTTCATCGAaaggccccccaggggtgtgatGGATGAGTTTCTAGAAGCATTTGATGGTGCTAAGTTTGCCAAGGCACCAGAGCCAAgtatggatgatgatgatgatgatgatgatgacatgagCTTTGGGCTGAAGGGTGTGACGTCTGCAAATGTAGCCCCAGATGTTCAGGAAGAAGTTCCCAGTCAGAGCTCTTACCTCCTACTTACCCAGAAGGGTAAGGCAGACCTGGAGAAGGGTAAAGCCTACCTGGAGAAGGATGATATCAACGAGCCTGCGTCTCAGGCCCCTCTCATCCACTCGCCAGTTCGTGAACCAGAGATGCTCGCTAAGGACACAGAGGGCCCCAAAACTGCTAAGATGCCCAACCTGAGCACAGAAGCAG TGGTAGAGCTCCTGTACTGGCGCGATGTCAAGACCTCGGGCGTGGTGTTTGGCGCTAGCCTCTCCCTGCTGCTCTCCCTGACACTGTGCAGCATCGTCAGTGTCTCCTCCTACATCGGtctggctctcctctctgtcaccatCTGCTTCAGGATATACAAGGGGATCCTGCAGGCAATCCAAAAGTCTGACGAAGGGCACCCATTCAA GCTGTACCTGGATCAGGATGTGGCTCTGTCAGAGGAAACTGTCCATAAGTACAGCGACTGCGTTCTGGCACGGTTCAACACAACAGTCACTGAGCTGCGTCGCCTCTTCCTGGTTGAAGACCTGGTGGATTCCCTAAAG TTTGCTGTGCTGATGTGGATTCTCACCTATGTTGGTGCCTTGTTCAATGGACTCACTCTCTTTATTCTGG gtcTGGTTGGAATGTTTAGCTGCCCTATTGTCTATGAGAAGTACAAG gTACAGATTGACCATTACGTCGGTATGGCCAACAAGCAGGTTAAAGACATTATTGCAAT GGTGCAAGCCAAAGTCCCAGGACTGAAGCGTGTGAAGGCAGagtaa
- the LOC111951633 gene encoding reticulon-4 isoform X5, with translation MQFPKELGQKGDSPAPISPLSPLHSPDSLEDLSLSESPNPTSAPLGFSSWPSTEPPKILTKDMPCDEEGNTRLGFKNDEDIVKGLEAASYTQSEHDQNICLERDVRPKSLCEDSGVVSPEEQICSSVRSATPSQSPQNPPMTPESYIAPASSTQIEHWDSPSQASQDNTRASMDMFSKDSASRGSSGYVPDMHGQPDDDLMFEVKKNPFQGFSPVADDGFSHFGDTTSDSMAAKMSESPTPDLVQYGQAGDSQDGSPPSYYDETKTYVSVKMAADSLMEPLNQFSTTPKESEDSAPPSLPDILKPFPLNPDKVDSGSSEGSTEPSPAPVRKIVESPTVPVTLSATNPFAFDSKALLLKELTEETEARLAVKTEDKGYSAFDLVKEAGTTPQSKEPVQIEQKEWMFSSQDSPKIVNKLEPLNIQTRKTPEDSDSESPSADSLSPVLEAMAKNPASFQVETEKDDMKVEDQEAAEENSEPEVSSEEFEFIERPPRGVMDEFLEAFDGAKFAKAPEPSMDDDDDDDDDMSFGLKGVTSANVAPDVQEEVPSQSSYLLLTQKGKADLEKGKAYLEKDDINEPASQAPLIHSPVREPEMLAKDTEGPKTAKMPNLSTEAVVELLYWRDVKTSGVVFGASLSLLLSLTLCSIVSVSSYIGLALLSVTICFRIYKGILQAIQKSDEGHPFKLYLDQDVALSEETVHKYSDCVLARFNTTVTELRRLFLVEDLVDSLKFAVLMWILTYVGALFNGLTLFILGLVGMFSCPIVYEKYKVQIDHYVGMANKQVKDIIAMVQAKVPGLKRVKAE, from the exons AACTTGGGCAGAAGGGTGATTCCCCTGctcccatctcccccctctctcctcttcactctcctgACTCTCTGGAGGACCTCTCTTTGTCAGAGAGTCCAAATCCAACGTCTGCTCCATTGGGCTTCTCTTCTTGGCCTTCTACTGAGCCTCCCAAAATACTGACCAAGGATATGCCTTGTGATGAAGAGGGTAACACCAGATTAGGCTTTAAGAACGATGAGGATATCGTGAAAGGGTTAGAAGCTGCTTCCTACACTCAAAGTGAACATGATCAAAACATTTGCTTGGAGAGAGATGTAAGGCCCAAGTCTCTTTGTGAAGACAGTGGGGTTGTCTCTCCTGAAGAGCAGATTTGTAGCTCAGTCAGGTCTGCTACGCCTTCCCAGTCCCCCCAAAATCCCCCGATGACCCCTGAATCTTACATTGCACCTGCCTCCTCTACCCAAATAGAGCACTGGGATTCTCCATCCCAAGCTTCTCAAGACAACACCAGGGCCTCCATGGATATGTTCTCCAAGGACTCAGCCTCCAGAGGCTCCTCTGGGTATGTGCCAGATATGCATGGCCAACCAGATGATGACTTAAtgtttgaggtgaagaagaaTCCATTccaaggcttctcccctgtagcAGATGATGggttctcccattttggggatacCACTTCTGACAGCATGGCAGCTAAAATGTCTGAGAGTCCCACCCCAGACCTGGTCCAGTATGGCCAGGCTGGAGACTCCCAAGATGGCAGCCCACCATCATATTATGATGAGACAAAAACGTACGTGTCTGTCAAGATGGCTGCGGACTCGCTCATGGAGCCACTCAATCAGTTCTCAACCACCCCAAAAGAGAGCGAAGACTCTGCACCTCCATCTCTCCCAGATATCTTAAAGCCCTTCCCTCTGAACCCTGACAAAGTGGACTCTGGCTCTTCTGAAGGAAGCACTGAGCCGAGCCCTGCTCCTGTCCGGAAGATAGTTGAGTCACCCACTGTCCCTGTCACTCTGTCAGCCACAAATCCCTTTGCTTTCGATTCCAAAGCTTTACTGCTAAAGGAGCTGACTGAGGAGACTGAAGCAAGATTAGCGGTGAAGACTGAAGATAAAGGCTATAGTGCCTTTGACCTTGTAAAGGAGGCAGGGACCACACCCCAGAGCAAAGAACCTGTCCAGATAGAACAAAAAGAGTGGATGTTTTCCAGTCAAGATTCACCCAAAATAGTGAATAAATTAGAGCCTCTTAATATCCAGACTAGAAAGACCCCTGAAGATTCTGATTCTGAGAGTCCGTCCGCAGACTCTCTGTCCCCTGTTCTGGAGGCAATGGCCAAGAATCCTGCAAGTTTCCAGGTGGAGACTGAGAAGGATGACATGAAAGTGGAAGATCAAGAGGCGGCAGAGGAGAACTCTGAGCCTGAAGTCTCCTCGGAAGAGTTCGAGTTCATCGAaaggccccccaggggtgtgatGGATGAGTTTCTAGAAGCATTTGATGGTGCTAAGTTTGCCAAGGCACCAGAGCCAAgtatggatgatgatgatgatgatgatgatgacatgagCTTTGGGCTGAAGGGTGTGACGTCTGCAAATGTAGCCCCAGATGTTCAGGAAGAAGTTCCCAGTCAGAGCTCTTACCTCCTACTTACCCAGAAGGGTAAGGCAGACCTGGAGAAGGGTAAAGCCTACCTGGAGAAGGATGATATCAACGAGCCTGCGTCTCAGGCCCCTCTCATCCACTCGCCAGTTCGTGAACCAGAGATGCTCGCTAAGGACACAGAGGGCCCCAAAACTGCTAAGATGCCCAACCTGAGCACAGAAGCAG TGGTAGAGCTCCTGTACTGGCGCGATGTCAAGACCTCGGGCGTGGTGTTTGGCGCTAGCCTCTCCCTGCTGCTCTCCCTGACACTGTGCAGCATCGTCAGTGTCTCCTCCTACATCGGtctggctctcctctctgtcaccatCTGCTTCAGGATATACAAGGGGATCCTGCAGGCAATCCAAAAGTCTGACGAAGGGCACCCATTCAA GCTGTACCTGGATCAGGATGTGGCTCTGTCAGAGGAAACTGTCCATAAGTACAGCGACTGCGTTCTGGCACGGTTCAACACAACAGTCACTGAGCTGCGTCGCCTCTTCCTGGTTGAAGACCTGGTGGATTCCCTAAAG TTTGCTGTGCTGATGTGGATTCTCACCTATGTTGGTGCCTTGTTCAATGGACTCACTCTCTTTATTCTGG gtcTGGTTGGAATGTTTAGCTGCCCTATTGTCTATGAGAAGTACAAG gTACAGATTGACCATTACGTCGGTATGGCCAACAAGCAGGTTAAAGACATTATTGCAAT GGTGCAAGCCAAAGTCCCAGGACTGAAGCGTGTGAAGGCAGagtaa
- the LOC111951633 gene encoding reticulon-1-A isoform X12, whose protein sequence is MENGKTENGDSQPPPQWKDKVVELLYWRDVKTSGVVFGASLSLLLSLTLCSIVSVSSYIGLALLSVTICFRIYKGILQAIQKSDEGHPFKLYLDQDVALSEETVHKYSDCVLARFNTTVTELRRLFLVEDLVDSLKFAVLMWILTYVGALFNGLTLFILGLVGMFSCPIVYEKYKVQIDHYVGMANKQVKDIIAMVQAKVPGLKRVKAE, encoded by the exons ATGGAAAACGGAAAAACGGAAAACGGAGACTCCCAGCCTCCGCCACAGTGGAAAGACAAGG TGGTAGAGCTCCTGTACTGGCGCGATGTCAAGACCTCGGGCGTGGTGTTTGGCGCTAGCCTCTCCCTGCTGCTCTCCCTGACACTGTGCAGCATCGTCAGTGTCTCCTCCTACATCGGtctggctctcctctctgtcaccatCTGCTTCAGGATATACAAGGGGATCCTGCAGGCAATCCAAAAGTCTGACGAAGGGCACCCATTCAA GCTGTACCTGGATCAGGATGTGGCTCTGTCAGAGGAAACTGTCCATAAGTACAGCGACTGCGTTCTGGCACGGTTCAACACAACAGTCACTGAGCTGCGTCGCCTCTTCCTGGTTGAAGACCTGGTGGATTCCCTAAAG TTTGCTGTGCTGATGTGGATTCTCACCTATGTTGGTGCCTTGTTCAATGGACTCACTCTCTTTATTCTGG gtcTGGTTGGAATGTTTAGCTGCCCTATTGTCTATGAGAAGTACAAG gTACAGATTGACCATTACGTCGGTATGGCCAACAAGCAGGTTAAAGACATTATTGCAAT GGTGCAAGCCAAAGTCCCAGGACTGAAGCGTGTGAAGGCAGagtaa
- the LOC111951633 gene encoding reticulon-1-A isoform X13 → MDAKRVVELLYWRDVKTSGVVFGASLSLLLSLTLCSIVSVSSYIGLALLSVTICFRIYKGILQAIQKSDEGHPFKLYLDQDVALSEETVHKYSDCVLARFNTTVTELRRLFLVEDLVDSLKFAVLMWILTYVGALFNGLTLFILGLVGMFSCPIVYEKYKVQIDHYVGMANKQVKDIIAMVQAKVPGLKRVKAE, encoded by the exons ATGGATGCCAAACGGG TGGTAGAGCTCCTGTACTGGCGCGATGTCAAGACCTCGGGCGTGGTGTTTGGCGCTAGCCTCTCCCTGCTGCTCTCCCTGACACTGTGCAGCATCGTCAGTGTCTCCTCCTACATCGGtctggctctcctctctgtcaccatCTGCTTCAGGATATACAAGGGGATCCTGCAGGCAATCCAAAAGTCTGACGAAGGGCACCCATTCAA GCTGTACCTGGATCAGGATGTGGCTCTGTCAGAGGAAACTGTCCATAAGTACAGCGACTGCGTTCTGGCACGGTTCAACACAACAGTCACTGAGCTGCGTCGCCTCTTCCTGGTTGAAGACCTGGTGGATTCCCTAAAG TTTGCTGTGCTGATGTGGATTCTCACCTATGTTGGTGCCTTGTTCAATGGACTCACTCTCTTTATTCTGG gtcTGGTTGGAATGTTTAGCTGCCCTATTGTCTATGAGAAGTACAAG gTACAGATTGACCATTACGTCGGTATGGCCAACAAGCAGGTTAAAGACATTATTGCAAT GGTGCAAGCCAAAGTCCCAGGACTGAAGCGTGTGAAGGCAGagtaa
- the LOC111951633 gene encoding reticulon-4 isoform X3: protein MTMRPTCDNHQQEGVLQRWNLDKRDEHFLPSTPLQPLMQFPKELGQKGDSPAPISPLSPLHSPDSLEDLSLSESPNPTSAPLGFSSWPSTEPPKILTKDMPCDEEGNTRLGFKNDEDIVKGLEAASYTQSEHDQNICLERDVRPKSLCEDSGVVSPEEQICSSVRSATPSQSPQNPPMTPESYIAPASSTQIEHWDSPSQASQDNTRASMDMFSKDSASRGSSGYVPDMHGQPDDDLMFEVKKNPFQGFSPVADDGFSHFGDTTSDSMAAKMSESPTPDLVQYGQAGDSQDGSPPSYYDETKTYVSVKMAADSLMEPLNQFSTTPKESEDSAPPSLPDILKPFPLNPDKVDSGSSEGSTEPSPAPVRKIVESPTVPVTLSATNPFAFDSKALLLKELTEETEARLAVKTEDKGYSAFDLVKEAGTTPQSKEPVQIEQKEWMFSSQDSPKIVNKLEPLNIQTRKTPEDSDSESPSADSLSPVLEAMAKNPASFQVETEKDDMKVEDQEAAEENSEPEVSSEEFEFIERPPRGVMDEFLEAFDGAKFAKAPEPSMDDDDDDDDDMSFGLKGVTSANVAPDVQEEVPSQSSYLLLTQKGKADLEKGKAYLEKDDINEPASQAPLIHSPVREPEMLAKDTEGPKTAKMPNLSTEAVVELLYWRDVKTSGVVFGASLSLLLSLTLCSIVSVSSYIGLALLSVTICFRIYKGILQAIQKSDEGHPFKLYLDQDVALSEETVHKYSDCVLARFNTTVTELRRLFLVEDLVDSLKFAVLMWILTYVGALFNGLTLFILGLVGMFSCPIVYEKYKVQIDHYVGMANKQVKDIIAMVQAKVPGLKRVKAE, encoded by the exons AACTTGGGCAGAAGGGTGATTCCCCTGctcccatctcccccctctctcctcttcactctcctgACTCTCTGGAGGACCTCTCTTTGTCAGAGAGTCCAAATCCAACGTCTGCTCCATTGGGCTTCTCTTCTTGGCCTTCTACTGAGCCTCCCAAAATACTGACCAAGGATATGCCTTGTGATGAAGAGGGTAACACCAGATTAGGCTTTAAGAACGATGAGGATATCGTGAAAGGGTTAGAAGCTGCTTCCTACACTCAAAGTGAACATGATCAAAACATTTGCTTGGAGAGAGATGTAAGGCCCAAGTCTCTTTGTGAAGACAGTGGGGTTGTCTCTCCTGAAGAGCAGATTTGTAGCTCAGTCAGGTCTGCTACGCCTTCCCAGTCCCCCCAAAATCCCCCGATGACCCCTGAATCTTACATTGCACCTGCCTCCTCTACCCAAATAGAGCACTGGGATTCTCCATCCCAAGCTTCTCAAGACAACACCAGGGCCTCCATGGATATGTTCTCCAAGGACTCAGCCTCCAGAGGCTCCTCTGGGTATGTGCCAGATATGCATGGCCAACCAGATGATGACTTAAtgtttgaggtgaagaagaaTCCATTccaaggcttctcccctgtagcAGATGATGggttctcccattttggggatacCACTTCTGACAGCATGGCAGCTAAAATGTCTGAGAGTCCCACCCCAGACCTGGTCCAGTATGGCCAGGCTGGAGACTCCCAAGATGGCAGCCCACCATCATATTATGATGAGACAAAAACGTACGTGTCTGTCAAGATGGCTGCGGACTCGCTCATGGAGCCACTCAATCAGTTCTCAACCACCCCAAAAGAGAGCGAAGACTCTGCACCTCCATCTCTCCCAGATATCTTAAAGCCCTTCCCTCTGAACCCTGACAAAGTGGACTCTGGCTCTTCTGAAGGAAGCACTGAGCCGAGCCCTGCTCCTGTCCGGAAGATAGTTGAGTCACCCACTGTCCCTGTCACTCTGTCAGCCACAAATCCCTTTGCTTTCGATTCCAAAGCTTTACTGCTAAAGGAGCTGACTGAGGAGACTGAAGCAAGATTAGCGGTGAAGACTGAAGATAAAGGCTATAGTGCCTTTGACCTTGTAAAGGAGGCAGGGACCACACCCCAGAGCAAAGAACCTGTCCAGATAGAACAAAAAGAGTGGATGTTTTCCAGTCAAGATTCACCCAAAATAGTGAATAAATTAGAGCCTCTTAATATCCAGACTAGAAAGACCCCTGAAGATTCTGATTCTGAGAGTCCGTCCGCAGACTCTCTGTCCCCTGTTCTGGAGGCAATGGCCAAGAATCCTGCAAGTTTCCAGGTGGAGACTGAGAAGGATGACATGAAAGTGGAAGATCAAGAGGCGGCAGAGGAGAACTCTGAGCCTGAAGTCTCCTCGGAAGAGTTCGAGTTCATCGAaaggccccccaggggtgtgatGGATGAGTTTCTAGAAGCATTTGATGGTGCTAAGTTTGCCAAGGCACCAGAGCCAAgtatggatgatgatgatgatgatgatgatgacatgagCTTTGGGCTGAAGGGTGTGACGTCTGCAAATGTAGCCCCAGATGTTCAGGAAGAAGTTCCCAGTCAGAGCTCTTACCTCCTACTTACCCAGAAGGGTAAGGCAGACCTGGAGAAGGGTAAAGCCTACCTGGAGAAGGATGATATCAACGAGCCTGCGTCTCAGGCCCCTCTCATCCACTCGCCAGTTCGTGAACCAGAGATGCTCGCTAAGGACACAGAGGGCCCCAAAACTGCTAAGATGCCCAACCTGAGCACAGAAGCAG TGGTAGAGCTCCTGTACTGGCGCGATGTCAAGACCTCGGGCGTGGTGTTTGGCGCTAGCCTCTCCCTGCTGCTCTCCCTGACACTGTGCAGCATCGTCAGTGTCTCCTCCTACATCGGtctggctctcctctctgtcaccatCTGCTTCAGGATATACAAGGGGATCCTGCAGGCAATCCAAAAGTCTGACGAAGGGCACCCATTCAA GCTGTACCTGGATCAGGATGTGGCTCTGTCAGAGGAAACTGTCCATAAGTACAGCGACTGCGTTCTGGCACGGTTCAACACAACAGTCACTGAGCTGCGTCGCCTCTTCCTGGTTGAAGACCTGGTGGATTCCCTAAAG TTTGCTGTGCTGATGTGGATTCTCACCTATGTTGGTGCCTTGTTCAATGGACTCACTCTCTTTATTCTGG gtcTGGTTGGAATGTTTAGCTGCCCTATTGTCTATGAGAAGTACAAG gTACAGATTGACCATTACGTCGGTATGGCCAACAAGCAGGTTAAAGACATTATTGCAAT GGTGCAAGCCAAAGTCCCAGGACTGAAGCGTGTGAAGGCAGagtaa